A DNA window from Actinomadura coerulea contains the following coding sequences:
- the rodA gene encoding rod shape-determining protein RodA, protein MITDSGVGSVDAYAAHRSWTSRLAGLRRLDLPMLLAVLALSAVGALLVRSATFHLLTEQGKDPEGFLKRHILNLVIGFLLGGLVTVLDYRLLRAYVPILYGLACVGLLAVLTPLGSTINGSHSWIVVGGGFQVQPSEFAKVGLVVLLAMILGEPRDGEIGPGRRDVLLALVLAGVPGMLIMLQPDLGTTLVFIAVVLGMLAISGAQKRWLVGLVGGGVAAGAAVYFFGLLKAYQIARFTAFLNPEADPRGAGYNAQQARIAIGSGGAFGKGLFHGEQTGGHFVPEQQTDFIFTVAGEELGFVGAAVIIALLGVVLWRGLRIATQAADLFGTLVATGVVCWLGFQTFENVGMTIGIMPITGLPLPFVSYGGSATFANMIAFGLLQAVHVRRRPFD, encoded by the coding sequence GTGATCACCGATTCCGGGGTCGGCAGCGTCGACGCCTACGCCGCCCACCGGTCGTGGACCAGCAGGCTCGCCGGGCTGCGCCGGCTGGACCTGCCGATGCTGCTGGCCGTGCTGGCGCTGTCGGCGGTGGGCGCGCTGCTGGTGCGCTCGGCCACCTTCCACCTGCTGACCGAACAGGGCAAGGACCCCGAGGGCTTCCTCAAGCGGCACATCCTGAACCTGGTCATCGGCTTCCTGCTCGGCGGACTGGTCACCGTGCTGGACTACCGGCTCCTGCGCGCCTACGTCCCGATCCTGTACGGACTGGCGTGCGTGGGGCTGCTGGCCGTGCTGACCCCGCTCGGCTCGACGATCAACGGCTCGCACTCGTGGATCGTGGTCGGCGGCGGGTTCCAGGTGCAGCCGTCGGAGTTCGCCAAGGTCGGGCTCGTCGTGCTGCTGGCGATGATCCTCGGCGAGCCGCGCGACGGGGAGATCGGCCCCGGCCGGCGGGACGTGCTGCTCGCGCTCGTGCTCGCCGGGGTGCCCGGCATGCTGATCATGCTGCAGCCCGACCTCGGCACCACGCTGGTGTTCATCGCGGTGGTGCTCGGCATGCTGGCGATCTCCGGGGCGCAGAAGCGCTGGCTCGTCGGGCTGGTCGGCGGGGGCGTCGCCGCGGGCGCCGCGGTGTACTTCTTCGGGCTGCTGAAGGCCTACCAGATCGCCCGGTTCACCGCGTTCCTGAACCCCGAGGCCGACCCGCGCGGCGCCGGCTACAACGCCCAGCAGGCCCGCATCGCGATCGGGTCGGGCGGCGCGTTCGGCAAGGGCCTGTTCCACGGCGAGCAGACGGGCGGCCACTTCGTCCCCGAGCAGCAGACCGACTTCATCTTCACGGTCGCGGGGGAGGAGCTCGGCTTCGTCGGCGCGGCCGTCATCATCGCCCTGCTCGGCGTGGTGCTGTGGCGCGGGCTGCGCATCGCCACCCAGGCCGCCGACCTGTTCGGGACGCTCGTCGCCACCGGGGTCGTGTGCTGGCTGGGGTTCCAGACGTTCGAGAACGTCGGCATGACGATCGGGATCATGCCGATCACCGGGCTGCCGCTGCCGTTCGTGTCCTACGGCGGGTCCGCGACCTTCGCGAACATGATCGCGTTCGGCCTGCTGCAGGCCGTCCACGTGCGCCGCCGCCCGTTCGATTAG
- the proB gene encoding glutamate 5-kinase, which translates to MSGREAVAKARRIVVKAGSSSLTTPQGTIDVNRIDALVDVLAARRGEGTEIVFVSSGAIAAGLGPLGLTRRPPDLATQQAAASVGQGLLFARYTSSFARYALTVGQVLLTADDMMRRSHHRNAQRTLAQLLAMGVLPIVNENDTVATDEIRFGDNDRLAALVAHLIRADALVLLSDVDALYTGDPRRPGTRRVDEVRGPADLRDVELGGSGRVGTGGMVTKVEAARIAGIPVVLTNAASAARALSGDHVGTLFHPAEGRRMSTRNLWLAHATTGQGRVMLDAGAIEAVVRRRKSLLPAGVTGVEGDFAAGDPVDLCDTAGEVVARGLVNYDASEIPELMGRSTRWLARELGAEYEREIIHRDHLVILQ; encoded by the coding sequence ATGAGTGGGCGTGAGGCGGTCGCGAAGGCGCGGCGGATCGTGGTGAAGGCGGGCTCGTCCTCGCTGACCACGCCGCAGGGCACGATCGACGTGAACCGCATCGACGCGCTGGTGGACGTCCTCGCCGCGCGCCGCGGCGAGGGCACCGAGATCGTGTTCGTGTCGTCGGGCGCGATCGCGGCGGGGCTCGGCCCGCTCGGCCTGACCCGCCGCCCGCCCGACCTCGCGACGCAGCAGGCGGCGGCGAGCGTCGGGCAGGGCCTGCTGTTCGCCCGCTACACCTCCTCGTTCGCCCGGTATGCGCTGACCGTGGGGCAGGTGCTGCTCACCGCCGACGACATGATGCGCCGCTCGCACCACCGCAACGCCCAGCGCACCCTCGCGCAACTGCTCGCCATGGGCGTCCTGCCGATCGTGAACGAGAACGACACCGTCGCGACCGACGAGATCCGGTTCGGCGACAACGACCGGCTGGCCGCGCTGGTCGCGCACCTGATCCGCGCGGACGCGCTGGTCCTGCTCTCGGACGTGGACGCCCTCTACACCGGCGACCCGCGCCGTCCCGGGACGCGCCGTGTCGACGAGGTGCGCGGCCCCGCCGACCTCAGGGACGTCGAGCTCGGCGGCTCCGGGCGGGTCGGCACCGGCGGCATGGTCACCAAGGTCGAGGCGGCCAGGATCGCGGGCATCCCCGTCGTGCTGACCAACGCCGCGTCCGCGGCGCGCGCGCTGTCCGGCGACCACGTCGGGACGCTGTTCCATCCGGCCGAGGGCCGCCGCATGTCGACCCGCAACCTGTGGCTGGCGCACGCGACGACGGGCCAGGGCCGCGTCATGCTGGACGCGGGCGCGATCGAGGCGGTCGTGCGGCGCCGCAAGTCCCTGCTCCCGGCGGGGGTGACCGGCGTGGAGGGCGACTTCGCCGCGGGCGACCCGGTCGACCTGTGCGACACGGCCGGCGAGGTCGTCGCGCGCGGCCTGGTGAACTACGACGCGTCCGAGATCCCCGAGCTGATGGGGCGCTCGACGCGCTGGCTGGCCCGTGAGCTGGGCGCCGAGTACGAACGCGAGATAATCCACCGCGACCATCTGGTGATATTGCAATGA
- a CDS encoding TIGR03936 family radical SAM-associated protein, whose translation MPEGPAPAPVTQRLRVRYAKRGRLRFTSHRDISRAVERAVRRAGIPVAFSAGFTPHPKISYAGAAATGVASEAEYLELGLTETRDPARVRADLDAALPPGLDVLDVVPVRAGHGDAPVKPGAFTDRLEASEWRIRLDGVAEGDAAAAVAAFMGAENIEVERLTKKGRRRFDVRAAVSACELDRRAAETANAPCAILRMVVRHSTPAVRPDDILTGLRQVADLAPPSPPLVTRLAQGPLDADTGGLADPLDPDRETGLPPGDDAGTARGLERPRSGDAASADAVSA comes from the coding sequence ATGCCGGAGGGTCCGGCGCCGGCCCCCGTGACCCAGCGACTGCGCGTCCGCTATGCCAAGCGGGGCAGGCTGCGGTTCACGAGCCACCGCGACATTTCCCGGGCCGTGGAACGCGCCGTGCGGCGCGCCGGGATCCCTGTCGCGTTCAGCGCCGGATTCACCCCCCACCCGAAGATCTCGTATGCGGGTGCGGCGGCGACAGGGGTGGCCAGTGAGGCCGAATACCTCGAACTCGGGCTCACCGAGACCCGCGACCCTGCGCGGGTGCGAGCCGATCTCGACGCGGCCCTGCCTCCCGGACTCGACGTCCTGGACGTCGTGCCGGTAAGGGCGGGACACGGCGACGCCCCGGTGAAGCCGGGCGCGTTCACCGATCGGCTCGAGGCGTCCGAATGGCGGATCAGGCTGGACGGTGTCGCCGAAGGCGACGCCGCCGCGGCCGTGGCCGCCTTCATGGGCGCCGAGAACATCGAGGTAGAACGTCTCACGAAGAAGGGACGGCGCCGTTTCGACGTGCGCGCCGCCGTGTCCGCCTGCGAGCTGGACCGGCGCGCCGCCGAGACGGCGAATGCCCCTTGTGCGATACTTCGAATGGTTGTTCGGCATTCCACACCCGCCGTTCGACCCGACGACATCCTCACCGGACTGCGTCAGGTCGCCGACCTCGCGCCGCCGTCACCGCCGCTGGTGACCAGGCTGGCGCAGGGGCCCCTCGACGCGGACACCGGTGGTCTCGCGGATCCCCTGGATCCCGACCGGGAGACCGGCCTACCGCCCGGCGACGACGCCGGGACGGCCCGCGGCCTTGAGCGGCCGCGGTCCGGGGACGCCGCGAGCGCGGATGCCGTCAGCGCCTGA
- the obgE gene encoding GTPase ObgE: protein MAAGAGSGAQFVDRVVLHVAAGNGGNGCASIHREKFKPLGGPDGANGGRGGDVVLVVDSNAASLLEYHRRPHRKAGNGRPGQGSLRTGADGDDVILAVPDGTVVKSGDTVLADLVGEGTRFVIAKGGSGGLGNAALATAKRKAPGFALLGEPGEERDVVLELKSVADVALVGFPSAGKSSLIAALSAAKPKIADYPFTTLIPNLGVVSAGDTTFTVADVPGLIEGASEGRGLGLDFLRHIERSSTLAHVLDCATMEPGRDPVSDFEVIERELQAYDRVLGDRPLSDRPRIVVLNKVDVPDGRDLAEMVRPEFEARGLRVFEVSAASHEGLRELSFAMAAMVSEYRASLPAAEPTRIVIRPEPLGGDTDFEVRTLGDNTFLITGTKPVRWLRQTDFANEEAVGYLADRLARLGVEDALAQAGASAGATVLIGTMDESIVFDWEPEVAAGEGTSGPRGTDRRLSGWS, encoded by the coding sequence GTGGCCGCTGGAGCGGGATCGGGCGCGCAGTTCGTCGACCGGGTGGTGCTGCACGTCGCGGCGGGCAACGGCGGCAACGGCTGCGCCTCGATCCACCGGGAGAAGTTCAAGCCGCTCGGCGGCCCGGACGGCGCGAACGGCGGCCGCGGCGGCGACGTGGTCCTCGTCGTCGACTCCAACGCCGCGAGCCTCCTCGAATACCACCGGCGCCCGCACCGCAAGGCCGGCAACGGCAGGCCGGGCCAGGGCAGCCTGCGGACGGGCGCCGACGGCGACGACGTGATCCTGGCCGTCCCCGACGGCACCGTGGTGAAGTCGGGCGACACCGTCCTCGCGGACCTGGTCGGCGAGGGCACCCGGTTCGTGATCGCCAAGGGCGGCAGCGGCGGTCTCGGGAACGCGGCGCTGGCGACGGCCAAGCGCAAGGCGCCCGGGTTCGCGCTGCTCGGGGAGCCGGGCGAGGAGCGCGACGTCGTCCTGGAACTGAAGAGCGTCGCCGACGTCGCGCTCGTCGGGTTCCCGAGCGCGGGCAAGTCGTCGCTGATCGCCGCGCTCTCGGCCGCCAAGCCGAAGATCGCCGACTACCCGTTCACGACGCTGATCCCGAACCTCGGCGTGGTGAGCGCGGGCGACACGACGTTCACGGTCGCGGACGTGCCCGGCCTGATCGAGGGCGCCAGCGAGGGCCGCGGCCTCGGCCTGGACTTCCTGCGCCACATCGAGCGCTCCTCCACCCTCGCGCACGTCCTCGACTGCGCCACGATGGAGCCGGGCCGCGACCCGGTCAGCGACTTCGAGGTGATCGAGCGCGAGCTGCAGGCCTACGACCGGGTGCTGGGCGACCGCCCGCTGTCGGACCGACCCCGCATCGTCGTGCTGAACAAGGTGGACGTGCCCGACGGCCGCGACCTCGCCGAGATGGTGCGGCCGGAGTTCGAGGCCCGGGGCCTGCGCGTGTTCGAGGTGTCGGCGGCGTCGCACGAGGGGCTGCGGGAGCTGTCGTTCGCGATGGCGGCGATGGTCTCGGAGTACCGCGCCTCGCTGCCCGCGGCGGAGCCCACCCGCATCGTCATCCGGCCCGAGCCGCTCGGCGGCGACACCGACTTCGAGGTCAGGACCCTCGGCGACAACACCTTCCTGATCACCGGCACGAAGCCGGTCCGGTGGCTGCGCCAGACCGACTTCGCCAACGAGGAGGCCGTGGGCTACCTCGCCGACCGCCTCGCCCGGCTCGGGGTGGAGGACGCGCTCGCCCAGGCGGGCGCCAGCGCCGGCGCCACCGTCCTCATCGGCACCATGGACGAATCGATCGTCTTCGACTGGGAGCCGGAGGTCGCGGCGGGCGAGGGCACGAGTGGCCCGCGCGGCACCGACCGCCGCCTGAGCGGCTGGTCCTGA
- a CDS encoding ribonuclease E/G — MLENEADAAAAEGADGTVDDETAEAARTEKARSGSAKSGGRGVTSRPRRASRPAGPPPDVDETPAEPPAAQPEPASAEQPAPAEEAAAPAEPAEPPKRTRTRARKTTKAAAETAEPVPMTGAETTPEAPAAPAAAPPAEPPAEEAPAPRTRTRRRPAKAAAEVPSVPQVPAVPVAGEVPAPEQVSETEPASGVGVPGVTFQPPMVVFQPPQPKAEAPARPKPAEAEPAVQDAGEEDQDQDHGPADEDDSEDRPSRRRRRRGGRGRGRGGKEGAEDEGDDAEGDAEAEEPAEEQPAKPARAAKGKAAKGKASRAKDKDQDKEPRAEEPEQGAAEGEEDDGEGTSRRRRRRRRRSGADGESGGTDDPPNTVVHVRTAREERAAAEDEVQSVRGSTRLEAKKQRRREGREQGRRRPPVITEAEFLARREAVERVMVVRQEGERTQIAVLEDDVLVEHYVNRATHQSYVGNVYLGKVQNVLPSMEAAFVDIGKGRNAVLYAGEVNWDASGLEGQPRRIESALKSGQSVLVQVTKDPLGHKGARLTSQVSLPGRYLVYVPDGSMTGISRKLPDKERSRLKSILKKVMPEQAGVIVRTAAEGATEEELARDVSRLAAQWESIQKKVKTASAPSLLYGEPDLTIRVVRDIFNEDFTKLVVSGAEAWDTVSDYVQYVAPHLADRVERWTGDQDALSAFRIDEQIAKAMDRKVWLPSGGSLVIDRTEAMTVIDVNTGKFTGQGGNLEETVTRNNLEAAEEIVRQLRLRDIGGIIVVDFIDMVLESNRDLVLRRLVECLSRDRTKHQVAEVTSLGLVQMTRKRVGQGLLEAFSETCESCNGRGIHVHLTPVEPKAEKAAGKESGRRRKRKGEVEKAVEEKLSRHEARPKEAAEEPAAEEPATVPAAETAPVVEAAPEPVRSRPKRSRPAKRPAGPPPEIDEAPAQAAVEAAEAAEETAGTAPGALDSAEPVPVDPNGAEPAAGELNGAGVAVGESNGSAPAGDQDGAEPARRRRARRPRATAAQAADGGESSD, encoded by the coding sequence ATGCTTGAGAACGAAGCCGATGCGGCCGCGGCCGAAGGCGCCGACGGAACCGTTGACGACGAGACCGCGGAGGCCGCGCGGACCGAGAAGGCGCGGAGCGGAAGCGCCAAGAGCGGGGGCAGGGGCGTGACGTCGCGTCCGCGCCGCGCGAGCCGGCCCGCCGGCCCGCCGCCCGACGTGGACGAGACCCCCGCCGAGCCCCCCGCCGCGCAGCCGGAGCCCGCCTCCGCCGAGCAGCCCGCACCCGCCGAGGAGGCCGCGGCGCCCGCCGAGCCGGCCGAGCCGCCGAAGCGGACCCGGACCCGCGCGCGCAAGACCACGAAGGCCGCCGCCGAGACGGCCGAGCCCGTCCCGATGACCGGCGCCGAGACCACGCCCGAGGCCCCCGCCGCGCCGGCCGCCGCGCCGCCCGCCGAGCCGCCCGCCGAAGAGGCGCCGGCGCCCCGCACCAGGACCCGCCGCCGCCCTGCCAAGGCCGCCGCCGAGGTGCCGTCCGTGCCGCAGGTCCCGGCCGTCCCGGTCGCCGGGGAGGTGCCGGCCCCCGAGCAGGTGTCGGAGACCGAGCCCGCGAGCGGCGTCGGCGTCCCCGGCGTGACGTTCCAGCCGCCGATGGTCGTCTTCCAGCCGCCGCAGCCCAAGGCCGAGGCGCCCGCCCGGCCGAAGCCCGCCGAGGCCGAGCCCGCCGTGCAGGACGCCGGCGAGGAGGACCAGGACCAGGACCACGGGCCGGCGGACGAGGACGACTCCGAGGACCGCCCGTCCCGCCGTCGCCGCCGCCGTGGCGGCCGCGGCCGCGGCCGGGGCGGCAAGGAGGGCGCCGAGGACGAGGGCGACGACGCCGAGGGCGACGCCGAGGCCGAGGAGCCCGCGGAAGAGCAGCCCGCCAAGCCCGCCAGGGCCGCCAAGGGCAAGGCGGCGAAGGGCAAGGCGTCCAGGGCGAAGGACAAGGACCAGGACAAGGAGCCCAGGGCCGAGGAGCCCGAGCAGGGCGCCGCCGAGGGCGAGGAGGACGACGGAGAGGGCACGAGCCGCCGCCGTCGCCGCCGCAGGCGCCGTTCCGGGGCCGACGGCGAGTCCGGCGGCACCGACGACCCGCCGAACACCGTCGTGCACGTCCGCACGGCCCGCGAGGAGCGCGCCGCCGCCGAGGACGAGGTCCAGTCCGTGCGCGGCTCGACCCGCCTGGAGGCCAAGAAGCAGCGCCGCCGCGAGGGCCGCGAGCAGGGCCGCCGCCGCCCGCCGGTGATCACCGAGGCGGAGTTCCTGGCCCGGCGCGAGGCCGTCGAGCGGGTCATGGTGGTCCGCCAGGAGGGCGAGCGCACGCAGATCGCCGTCCTGGAGGACGACGTGCTCGTCGAGCACTACGTCAACCGCGCGACGCACCAGTCGTACGTCGGCAACGTCTACCTCGGCAAGGTCCAGAACGTCCTGCCGTCGATGGAGGCGGCGTTCGTCGACATCGGCAAGGGCCGCAACGCCGTGCTGTACGCGGGCGAGGTCAACTGGGACGCCTCCGGGCTGGAGGGCCAGCCCCGCCGCATCGAGTCGGCGCTGAAGTCGGGCCAGTCGGTGCTCGTCCAGGTCACCAAGGACCCCCTCGGCCACAAGGGCGCCCGGCTGACCAGCCAGGTCTCCCTGCCCGGCCGGTACCTGGTCTACGTGCCCGACGGCTCGATGACCGGCATCAGCCGCAAGCTGCCCGACAAGGAGCGCAGCCGCCTCAAGTCGATCCTCAAGAAGGTCATGCCGGAGCAGGCGGGCGTGATCGTGCGGACCGCGGCCGAAGGGGCGACCGAGGAGGAGCTCGCCCGCGACGTCTCGCGCCTGGCCGCCCAGTGGGAGAGCATCCAGAAGAAGGTCAAGACGGCCTCGGCGCCGTCCCTTCTCTACGGCGAGCCCGACCTGACGATCCGGGTCGTCCGCGACATCTTCAACGAGGACTTCACCAAGCTCGTGGTGTCCGGCGCCGAGGCCTGGGACACCGTCTCCGACTACGTCCAGTACGTCGCCCCCCACCTCGCCGACCGCGTCGAGCGCTGGACCGGCGACCAGGACGCCCTGTCGGCGTTCCGCATCGACGAGCAGATCGCCAAGGCGATGGACCGCAAGGTCTGGCTGCCGTCCGGCGGCTCCCTGGTGATCGACCGCACCGAGGCGATGACGGTCATCGACGTCAACACCGGCAAGTTCACCGGGCAGGGCGGCAACCTGGAGGAGACCGTCACCCGCAACAACCTGGAGGCGGCCGAGGAGATCGTCCGCCAGCTCCGGCTCCGCGACATCGGCGGCATCATCGTCGTCGACTTCATCGACATGGTGCTGGAGAGCAACCGGGACCTGGTGCTGCGCCGCCTCGTCGAGTGCCTGTCGCGGGACCGTACCAAGCACCAGGTCGCCGAGGTCACCTCGCTCGGGCTGGTGCAGATGACCCGCAAGCGGGTCGGCCAGGGGCTGCTGGAGGCGTTCTCGGAGACCTGCGAGTCCTGCAACGGCCGCGGCATCCACGTCCACCTGACGCCGGTCGAGCCGAAGGCGGAGAAGGCGGCCGGCAAGGAGTCCGGACGCCGCCGCAAGCGCAAGGGCGAGGTCGAGAAGGCCGTCGAGGAGAAGCTGTCCCGGCACGAGGCCAGGCCCAAGGAGGCCGCGGAGGAGCCCGCCGCCGAGGAGCCCGCGACGGTGCCCGCCGCCGAGACGGCGCCGGTCGTGGAGGCCGCGCCCGAGCCCGTCCGTTCGCGGCCGAAGCGGTCCCGGCCGGCCAAGCGCCCGGCCGGCCCGCCGCCCGAGATCGACGAGGCCCCGGCGCAGGCCGCCGTGGAGGCCGCCGAGGCCGCCGAGGAGACCGCCGGCACCGCGCCGGGCGCGCTGGACTCCGCCGAACCGGTCCCGGTCGACCCCAACGGCGCCGAGCCGGCCGCCGGCGAGCTGAACGGCGCCGGTGTGGCCGTCGGCGAGTCCAACGGCTCCGCGCCCGCGGGCGACCAGGACGGCGCCGAGCCCGCCCGCCGGCGCCGTGCCCGCCGCCCCCGCGCGACGGCGGCGCAGGCCGCCGACGGCGGAGAGTCCTCGGACTGA
- the rplU gene encoding 50S ribosomal protein L21, whose amino-acid sequence MYAIVRAGGRQEKVAVDDVLAVDKLAGDVGSTITLQPLLVVDGDDVVSRTADLARYEVTAEILGAVKGPKINIMHYRNKTGYKRRMGHRQPYTEVKITGIKAGKK is encoded by the coding sequence GTGTACGCGATTGTCCGCGCAGGCGGCAGGCAGGAAAAGGTCGCCGTCGACGACGTGCTGGCCGTCGACAAGCTGGCCGGTGACGTCGGGTCGACCATCACGCTCCAGCCCCTGCTGGTCGTGGACGGCGACGACGTCGTGAGCCGCACGGCCGACCTCGCCCGCTACGAGGTGACCGCCGAGATCCTCGGCGCGGTCAAGGGCCCCAAGATCAACATCATGCACTACCGGAACAAGACCGGGTACAAGCGGCGGATGGGTCACCGTCAGCCGTACACCGAGGTCAAGATCACCGGTATCAAGGCCGGCAAGAAGTAA
- a CDS encoding TIGR03960 family B12-binding radical SAM protein, giving the protein MPVESLFPRLEPLLPSVQKPIQYVGGELNSQLKDWDETTVRWALMYPDAYEVGLPNQGVQILYEILNERDGVLAERTYSVWPDMEAVMREHGIPQFTVDAHRPVAAFDVFGVSFSTELGYTNLLTALDLAGIPLEAADRTGDHPIVIAGGHAAFNPEPIADFVDAAVLGDGEEIALAITEVVREWKAEGEPGGRDGLLLRLAASGGVYVPRFYDVTYLPDGRIQRVAPNRPGVPWRIEKHTVMDLDQWPYPKKPLVPLAETVHERFSVEIFRGCTRGCRFCQAGMITRPVRERSITTIGDMVEQGLKESGFQEVGLLSLSSADHSEIGEVAKGLADRYEGTNTSLSLPSTRVDAFNITLANEFSRGGRRSGLTFAPEGGSERMRKVINKMVSEDDLIRTVTTAYENGWRQVKLYFMCGLPTEEDEDVLAIAGMAKRVIQAGRDATGRKDIRCTVSIGGFVPKPHTPFQWAAQCDHETVDRRLRALKDALRGDKEYGRAIGLRYHDGQPSIVEGLLSRGDRRVGKVIRAVWEDGGRFDGWSEHFSYERWTACAEKALAGEPVDLAWYTVRERDEVEVLPWDHLDAGLDREWLWQDWQDAVDETEVEDCRWTPCYDCGVCPTMGTEIQIGPTGRKLLPLDVV; this is encoded by the coding sequence ATGCCGGTCGAGTCGCTCTTCCCGCGCCTGGAGCCGCTGCTCCCGAGCGTGCAGAAGCCGATTCAGTACGTTGGCGGCGAGCTGAACTCCCAGCTCAAGGACTGGGACGAGACCACCGTCCGATGGGCGCTGATGTATCCGGACGCCTACGAGGTGGGGCTGCCGAACCAGGGCGTCCAGATCCTCTACGAGATCCTCAACGAGCGCGACGGCGTGCTCGCCGAGCGGACGTACTCGGTGTGGCCCGACATGGAGGCCGTCATGCGGGAGCACGGCATCCCGCAGTTCACCGTCGACGCGCACCGGCCGGTCGCCGCCTTCGACGTGTTCGGCGTGTCGTTCTCCACCGAACTCGGCTACACGAACCTGCTGACGGCGCTCGACCTCGCCGGCATCCCGCTGGAGGCCGCCGACCGCACCGGCGACCACCCGATCGTGATCGCGGGCGGGCACGCCGCGTTCAACCCCGAGCCGATCGCCGACTTCGTCGACGCCGCCGTCCTCGGCGACGGCGAGGAGATCGCGCTCGCCATCACCGAGGTCGTCCGCGAGTGGAAGGCCGAGGGCGAGCCCGGCGGGCGCGACGGGCTGCTCCTGCGCCTCGCCGCGTCCGGCGGCGTGTACGTCCCGCGCTTCTACGACGTGACCTATCTGCCCGACGGGCGCATCCAGCGGGTCGCGCCGAACCGTCCGGGCGTCCCGTGGCGGATCGAGAAGCACACCGTCATGGACCTCGACCAGTGGCCCTACCCGAAGAAGCCGCTGGTCCCGCTCGCCGAGACCGTGCACGAGCGGTTCAGCGTGGAGATCTTCCGCGGCTGCACCCGCGGCTGCCGGTTCTGCCAGGCCGGAATGATCACCCGTCCGGTGCGGGAGCGGTCGATCACCACGATCGGCGACATGGTGGAGCAGGGGCTCAAGGAGTCCGGCTTCCAGGAGGTCGGGCTGCTCAGCCTGTCCAGCGCCGACCACAGCGAGATCGGCGAGGTCGCCAAGGGCCTCGCCGACCGCTACGAGGGCACCAACACCTCGCTGTCGCTGCCGTCCACGCGGGTGGACGCCTTCAACATCACGCTCGCCAACGAGTTCTCCCGCGGCGGCCGGCGCTCCGGCCTGACGTTCGCGCCGGAGGGCGGCTCCGAGCGGATGCGCAAGGTGATCAACAAGATGGTCAGCGAGGACGACCTGATCCGCACCGTCACCACCGCCTACGAGAACGGCTGGCGGCAGGTCAAGCTGTACTTCATGTGCGGCCTGCCCACCGAGGAGGACGAGGACGTCCTCGCCATCGCCGGCATGGCCAAGCGGGTCATCCAGGCCGGGCGCGACGCCACCGGCCGCAAGGACATCCGCTGCACCGTGTCCATCGGCGGGTTCGTGCCGAAGCCGCACACCCCGTTCCAGTGGGCCGCGCAGTGCGACCACGAGACCGTCGACCGCCGCCTGCGCGCCCTCAAGGACGCCCTGCGCGGCGACAAGGAGTACGGGCGCGCCATCGGTCTGCGGTACCACGACGGCCAGCCGTCGATCGTCGAGGGGCTGCTGTCGCGCGGCGACCGGCGCGTCGGCAAGGTCATCCGCGCCGTCTGGGAGGACGGCGGCCGCTTCGACGGCTGGAGCGAGCACTTCTCCTACGAGCGCTGGACGGCCTGCGCCGAGAAGGCCCTGGCCGGGGAGCCCGTCGACCTCGCCTGGTACACCGTCCGGGAGCGCGACGAGGTCGAGGTGCTGCCCTGGGACCACCTCGACGCGGGCCTCGACCGCGAGTGGCTCTGGCAGGACTGGCAGGACGCCGTCGACGAGACCGAGGTCGAGGACTGCCGCTGGACGCCCTGCTACGACTGCGGCGTCTGCCCCACGATGGGCACCGAGATCCAGATCGGCCCGACCGGCAGGAAGCTTCTCCCGCTTGACGTGGTGTGA
- the rpmA gene encoding 50S ribosomal protein L27 produces the protein MAHKKGASSSRNGRDSNAQRLGVKRFGGQVVNAGEIIVRQRGTHFHPGPGVGRGGDDTLFALVAGAVEFRRYRGRNAVSVVPPAE, from the coding sequence ATGGCACACAAGAAGGGCGCATCGTCCAGCCGCAACGGTCGCGACTCCAACGCCCAGCGCCTCGGTGTGAAGCGCTTCGGCGGCCAGGTCGTCAACGCCGGCGAGATCATCGTCCGCCAGCGCGGCACCCACTTCCACCCCGGCCCGGGCGTCGGCCGCGGCGGTGACGACACGCTGTTCGCGCTCGTCGCGGGCGCGGTGGAGTTCCGCCGCTACCGCGGTCGCAACGCGGTGAGCGTCGTCCCGCCGGCGGAATAG